The Clavelina lepadiformis chromosome 1, kaClaLepa1.1, whole genome shotgun sequence genome segment ttgaataaaacaaagaaaacatagGACGCACCAAACTGCCTTTTCATTCATTTAGTTCTGCTTACAAACTCAGGCTGCAACCTTTTTTCCAAGATGTAAACAAATGGAGTAGTCAAGGAAGTATACCAGCATTTTACTCCACGTGGAGTGGACTTAAACTGGTATGGAATTTTGCAATTACGTCACCATATAAGGTTTTGGAGTTTTCGTTCTAGTGTTTGCTTAATATACAGCCTAGCTATTACCTTTGCCTTATAAAGATGATGCAACTTCGCGTAATAAACTAgtggtttattttttatatatatttgaaaatatactttgttaaaagcaaatcCCAAAAATAATTTCGCAAAAAACACCTTATGACGTGAAAAAAAGTAGTTAAACATCTTTAAGGTATTTAAAAAGTTACCTGGCTGCTTGTTTGAAATCGacgttttcaaatttccaTATGTAAAACCTACTGATAATTAATTGGGGTTGATTTTCTGCAAGTAGCTGAAGCTGAAAACAGAGGTTAACCGaagctttaatttttgttggttGCAGAAAATATGAGCAAAAGCAGGTGATGTTTCCAAGTGTGCATTACAAGTCTCAAATATTGTGATGCTTTTAGATCATTTATTATGCTATATCACATAGAAATCCTTACGCAGGAATTTTTTCGTCAACCTGTTTATAATTTCTTGTGTATTCATGATTTATTGGCTCTGTCTCTGCGATCTACTGTAATTTTTACACCACGGTCGATATGAGACGCTTAGCCAAACATGGGTATCGCAGCACACAAACTAACAGCAGCGTGGAGCGGAAAACCAGGAAGTAGTCAATAGTAGGTCTATAGAACTGGAACTGCTACATGGGATGCCTCATTTCCGGTTTATGGATATTCTCAACAGCTAACAACGAGAATAAAAGAGTGACGTATcgttttgttattatttacgttAGACTTTTTACTATATGCGTACAGTCTGCATGTGTAGGTGAAAAGATTTGCGTACATGGGTACGGACTGTATATGTACATGggcaaaatgaaaacattgccAACCTCATGTTAACATTTTTCTAGTTTATTAACCCGAGGTTATCACCTCTTTGAATGTGAGAATGGCAAGGTAACAAATAGGACACCAATCTGTGTTTTCCATCATTTAAAATGGTAATGTAAAGCAACATTTTAGGCACCCTTCATATTAGGAATTGTTATGATATATTGAAAAGCATTTATCTTTACTGATTTGTCTACGTTTCGTGTTGTATGCAATTTTTCatgtaaataaaatgactAATCACAAACCAGTAAAGAGCGgaaaattaaatcaaacttCTCTCTATAAACATTCAAAAACTTCTTAAGGAACTAATAAAGGCTATAAAAAAGCATAAGCGTTTTTTGAAATTAGCTTCAGGAGTACCCGCAGAATATTCGAAATGGAACgaactaaatttttttgtgcCAGTAAATGATACAATTGTATTATCAACCTTGTAGCCAGGGACGtcgattttattttgaaagcttGGTTTGACATTTACACGTTTGCCTACAGCCCCCAAAATGTAccaacaaaattttggttttttaTGGTTGAAAACGCTTTACAACGTCTCAAAAAGAAATGTGTTCTCATATTTTACGTACAGTAGCTGCAAATTTATAGTTTACATTTTAGAAACGCGGTAggtataaacatttttctaaCTCTGTATACCCGTTCGTTATTTGTTTTCCTATATGTGACAGCCGAAAAGTTGTCGCAAGCAAACAAGATAATGCGATgaatgaaaagaaataaagacGTATAAAAAGACCTATGGACCCCAAAAAATGGGTTAGTGAGAGGGGTCATTTCCCAATGAGCACCCTATATGCTAGTAGTTTTAATTATTAAGTATTATTGTACAATAAAACCTCTTGATTTCATACATTTTTCATTTAGGTTAGCCAGAATAAATAGCAATCAAATGGAACGAGTACGGTAGCGCAATACATTTGTAATGGAAGTTATACAAACAAGGTACTGTAGTTACGAATGACGTATTCCGTCAGAGGTGATCAATATGACTCTGAAACCAACATTGTGACAGCCtgaaagttttcaaatgtAATTGAGGGTATACTTTCAGAAAAGAGAGCTGAAAAATGGTACTGTACGTGTATGCGCTGTGTGGATCCATGATCATTCTTTATAAGGTAATAATCTAAACCAGgtattgtaggcctatattgaaaatttatttacctTAACAGTAACAGTTTTAATCTCAAAATTAATTCGAACTCTCAAAATTATAGGTTTATTGAcaaattgtaatttgtaattgtAAGTAATGCTTTTCATTAAATCGTTTTTGCATTCCTATTTCTTCTAGCACACTGTGGGATTTTTCGCTGCAAGACAATTTACGTGCTCCATGtcaaattataacagttaggTATCTGGGTACTCGCTGCACTGTCAGTAAAATGGAGTCGTTCTTGCTGGACGTTCCTATCTTCATAATACTTTTAGAGTCTGAGAGTACAGCTTACGCAACGCTTTCGCTGGCTTTTACTAtagaacaaattttttgttaaagctGTACTTTTCATGCGTCATACTGacgtttttatacaaaatctCAAAACGGTTGGCATTTGCTAAACCCACAAATGCGTCGTTGGTTTCCAAGACCATCTATTGTTAATAACGATTtagaaaaatgtttactttgttCCCACAATTTCACCTACGTGTGTTAATAAGCTTATGAAAAACACTGCAACAACTGTCATCTCTTAGCCAAACCAAAAGGAAAGTATTAACCTTTCATCTATTCTAAACCAACAACACGTAAATTAGTCCAAAAAACACTCACATAACcaaagaaacaaatttgttCTATATTGACTGTTTCTAGCATAAGCCGACTGCATGTTCGATTGATCTGGCTCAACATTTTTCACAGATAACCTTCTTGATTGCGGGTTATAATTCTTATCGAAGCACAACTTTAACCTTTAGATACAGCAAACACATTGGGTTTTAAAAGCTGAAGCATAAATATATTAACTTCGGTGTAAATATAAATGTTAGTTACAGGCTACTGTCAATACTACACGATGATAGCCTATATCCGGTTTAATTTAATATGTACATCAAATACTCTTCAAACTGCTAACACATAACTTGGCCATAGAATTAGAACTTCAGTTTAGCTACCATACCTAAGATACCTCGCCTTACAGGTTTACGTTTTAATAGGAAAGGTGTGAAAAAACGCATAACGCTTGAACTCGTAATAATAACATGAATTTATTTGAATGCAGAATACACTGTTGGAAGACCAAGTCAAGCTTTCCACAACAGTCTCGACCAATCTTTTGATCACTGAAGCATTGAAAATGACCTTGgtcatttttcaatttttagatTTAAGTTTTCCCAGCTTTACTCTGTAACCATAAACATTACACTGCCTTATGATTCTAGCAAAAGCACTCCACCGCAATGTGAACCTGTTCTACGTACGCTAAAAGCATTAATCGAAATGTAACATAACAGGAAACTAGTTCTTTATCAATGCTTTCACATATCAGTATGCAGTGTAAATACCAGATGCATTCGCTATCACATGCAAATAGGTTTATTGCAGGGTTAGTATTGCGATAAATATAATGTATTGAATACAAACCTATACACTGAATacacaaaacaacagaaaaagCTATGTGGTACATTTATCTGTATGTCAAATGACTGATAACAACGTTGAAGTGTCAATTAGTTAATACAATGCAACTTCTtctagcattttatttttatttagcaTTTTAATCTTCAGCGTTTTACGGGGCCTAAATACGACCAAAGTACTAgtaattttatacaaattttatttccatgGTAATTGTTTGCAGCTTATTTGCACTTAAGATTCGTAAAAAATTTCCGCATACTATTTGCTGTCAACTAATATTATGATAAGATGTATAAGGTTAcacaacaaaatcaattatAACACGATAAGAACAGGAGGCGCATAGGTTAAGTCATACACTAACTCTAACCGTGCTTAAAtactaaaaatgcaaaacaaaatttcatattttacgTGACCACAAcctaaaaccaacaaaatggTTTATGTGAGTAGTATTTGGTGAATAGCTAGTTGGTCTATCGATTGAGCGTTCTTCACAAGTAGGCAGTCTAGACTTACAAGGCAGCCTTAGAAAACGCAATGGTTAGTTTGGGAGGTCGACGTTAAATGGTGACTGAGACCTTTACACCCGCTTGTACTTCGTAAAAAGGTTATACAGGACTCTCAAGGTTGACTTCAGCTCACAATTAGCCACATctaaaaatgtacaaaaattccaaaaaaattaaaagcataCTTAAGGTAAGCAACTTGCTGCTTGCAGTTAACACTTTTATTCGCTTTCTGTGTGGTTTGCTTTATTTCTCTGTCATACCAAACTTCAAATTATAGCCAACTTGCAAGTTCTAAAGCCTATCAAAAATGAATGTATAGCAGTCGGCACAATGTTCATAATTGTGCCCGTTGGAAtcgaaacaaacatttttttaaaaaagtatatgCACCAGCTTACATTCTCACCTTCAGGCCTCGCTTTTGGCTTGGGTAAGCCAGCATCCTGCATTAGTTCAAATGCAAACTGTATATTGTGGACTTTGTCCTCAAAAGTCTCTGGGGTAAGACTGAAACTGTACAATGGAACAAAATAGCCTTCTAACAAGCCCATTAATAGGACAAGATACACTCCATCAGCAAACTagaaaaacataataaaatcattgagGAAGGTTTAATTAAATAGGTCCAATATATATCAGTAAACAGCACAATGCTCAATTTCTCAAACTATAACAACACTTCATTAGAAATGAATAtaagttgtatttaaaaaaaacatcgcTAGATATGAAGCAATACAAGTTATTTAACATAACagataacaaaaacaaaaggaCACACGGACCTGGGTATCTAGATCGGTCACTgttaaattaactttttccAGGTGGCGATTGGCAAACTCTATTAATGATCTTTTCACAATACTCAATTTATCAGGAGCATGATCAAATAACGTGTCAAAGGCATCTCGCTctgcaaaagaaaattaattttaaaaccggCACATATGAACATATAAATCATTCCAACACAGTCCATAGCAAGAGCCATTCATCATTAATTAATACATGAAGTATCACTGCCTAGTGCATACCAAATCTTCCTCCTGTCATCTCCCTGCAAAAATGAAACTGATGAGACTTAGCTTCCAAAAACGTTAAACATAGTTGTGGTAATGGTTCAATGCTTTCAAACACACTTACTCTAGGGTGGTCGTAATTTCTTCACCGACAATTTTGTGATCCAACTTTCCATCTCTTTTTGTGATGACAATAAcctaaataaaagaaaaacgacagctgaaaaaagttttaaggaACAAAACTGTATACAACTATCCTGTGTTTTGAGACAAAAAGGTACATCAATCAACCTTTAAGGAAACTCTTTCTGGCAAACGTATGGGAGCTCGGTAATGGGTTGCCATGGCAACAAGGAGATGCAATATCGCAGTAAGGTTTTTGGTGTGGATACCTATGAAATATATGCATAGATAAATTACgaaaattttgctaaatatcGGTAAACGTCATTAACCCAATTGACTTAACCTAGCACTTTTAGCATAATCTTAACAAGCTTACTGTCAACACTCCATTTTGATTCATCCCATCTTGGAAGCTGTAACTGTTCACTGACTTTGTTCAGAACTGCCCTGAGTTTGTCTTTTTGACCCTGAGCAGTTTGAGTTACTTCTGGAACCTGGGCGAAAACAGTAAAATAGTAGCAGAAAGCCACCAACTTTGTACTTTGTTACATGAGATTGACTTTGATACTCAAATTTTGGTTCcgttaaaaaaatgtttttcggtTGCTACGATCCATGCAAAAAAACttagtgaattaaacttttttaccaTATTCAGCAAAGTTAGAAAACAATTGTTCGAATGAAAGCGATTTGCCAGGAAATGTATATGGCTCAAACTAGCACTTAAACTGTCCAGGCAGTTTCATTTGATGTTTCAAAAAAGGACTGATTTCATAGTCACCTGAAGCTTGACATCACCGAGCTTTTCTAACAACTTCTGCAATACTTGACCATCAAAGAGATCTTCCTGTATGTCTTTCACTATAATACGTTGTTCCACCAAAACATTATTTATCCAATCCATTAAAACCTAAAAGATGGAAAACAGATTAGCATTCAATTTCTACTTCATAAGTATTAACCAAGGTTAACAGAacagatttttttttaaatacacaACAGATTAGATTGGGTATTTCCATTTAATGTCATCTCAATCTCAAAAGGCGCTTATTTCTTGGTTACCACAGTGCATTGTTATGGtttgtaacaaaaatgttgACCCAAAGGAGGAGTTAGGACCATCTATTGAAATGATTTTAGCCAAATTGCACTGTCTGTGCTTAATTAAGGgttattttgttgttactCCTTTATTCTGGCATTAGTCTTTTAATACAGCACTTTTagaaacaattcaatttacaGTCACAGTGATACAATAACTAATGGCATTTCATGACATTTTTTCTCAGATAAACAATCACATTCTACTCCATATTCCGGCAAAAAGACCTTTTTTTGCTCTTGGTGGACTCAttgcttatttaaaaaattcaatctTTGAAAAATGATTAATGCTGTAATCAATTTTACATGTAATGCATTTAACTAACATTTGCATATCACTAAAATACTACTAACAACTGCGTATCATACTTGCAACTATTAGTGATGGTTTAATCAGAAGTGGTAATGAAGTAGGTTGTGAAGACTTTTTATGTTTCAAGTTTATATCGTGGTTGAGAAAGAACAGCATGGGTTAACTATTAACCCTTTGTACTTAATGGACTTTCTGGTTATGCGGTAACGTATGCATTAAATGGCAGTGTCGTTGGCTAAGAaatgttttctgttttcatcattttcagtTTTCACATTTTACAGAAATcgatgaaaaaacaaaaaaaaatgaaagaagcAAATTCGATTAACGGTACAAAGGAGCAATCTGCAAGTTACATAAAATCACCTGTGCAACCTGTAGAAAGGTGCGCTTAAGCACTAACAAGCATTTCTGTTCTTCTGATAATGATAGATGTAGGGGAGACCAGGGAAAATTGGAATACAAAAATGGAATCCAGTTATTTTCTAGACCAGGGTTTACCCCTGGGGGGACACGAGCAGATGTCTCACCAGTGAACTATAGTGTAGTAGAAGGGGAAGACGAGGCAAGAACACAAATTTCTCACgtttttgtgctttttatGCAAAATTAGCGGTGCGAAGACTAACTGCACACACAGTAGtgaagtaaaaagttttttgcaatcaaaaatctgcattttttattgatgagcaGGGGGCATGGATTTTGGGGGTCACGAACCATAAAAGGTTGAAAGTCATTGTTGTACACTTTGCATTAAAGCATGGTGACTTATAGGATTGTTTCTTGAtcatcaaaaaaacaaaattgatacTAGCTTCCAGAAAAACAAAGACCGTTTGAGAGATAACACTTCGAACAGGTCATTTATTACCACAAGGATAATCAAAGATACAAAATTGGTGGTATAAGGCGTTTGCAAATCGTAGACTACAGATTACTAGTACCAGACGTTTTTTACACTAAGGAGCAAGTTAGCATTTTTAATAGTtactgcagtttgaaataaaccacttttttttaaataatataacCAATTGCTTGAAACATGATATGGTAGGTTGGGTCTTTTCACCAAGACTTTAAATcctaaaaaattaagtttgcCCTAGAAAAGGTTAAGAACTATTAAATATACATATagatatttacaaattttccagaaatttAGTACTAACTCTTTGGAGCTCTTTAACTTTTGGATCTTCTAGCGAAATTTTATCTATCATCGACCTTTCTTCGTTTTCTTCCAAATGGAAACTACTGGGATCATAATCGACTGGAGCACTGGAACCACCATCAATGGCATCTCTCCCTTCTTGCTCCAAATCACTCACTAAAACCATGTGCAAAGTTGTAATAAGGATACACATTAAAGGTgaaataacattttcaaataaagaTAATTTGATTAAAGTTAATCTATAGTTATAACTTAAATAATGgtgtttaaaatgaaacaagatTCTTTCATACGGTACAAAAATCCAAGTTTAACAAAGTTGTACAAGATTAAAACGACTAATCCTATCAATGAAAACCCGAGGAAAACAAtatcttttttaaatacagtaataataataaaaattgcaGGATAAAACCTTGCAAGCTGCAACACACAATTTTTGTGGCtggaaaaactaaaaaaaagtGAAAGATAAAtgccaataaaaaatattttcaacctGCTGCTATAGCAGATATCTAGCAAATCGGAAATTTGCTTATGAAGTCACCAAAACTCTTTTAAATATAGCTTGTTGAAATAACGTTTGAACGTACCTAgcttaattttgtgaaaatgtgtACATATGCTACATTATACCATGAAATATATCTACACATACTTATCCCATAGCATATATTTAAGGATTGAGTCATAATAacgtatatactgtataaataCCACATAGGCACATACACTTTACACAACTTACAAATTCCTATCAAAAGACATTCAACAAGTTGGAAATGTTGCCACGTATTGACGAGAAATTGTGCAAGCAAAGGCACAAATTTTGGCCTGACAATGTGCACcaagttttttaattatttataattaaatgGCACTCAAGCAACCAGCGTTTAATAGTTTGTACGATATATTATAAATCGGTGTTAATATGGAAAAAGCTAGGTCTACATGTTGATGAGTCGCATACATGCATGTGCAACACTTTCCATAATGAGAGAGGAATAAAACAcatacaatatttttaaagaaactACACATTAGTTTCATCCTGTTGTTGCTTGCCGACACAAATCATGTGAAGTTTATGATAGCTGGACACCTTTGTGAGCAAttaacaaagttaaaaaatttctgGATATATCTGAGGAACACCACATTAATTTATTGAAAGTGATAAGTTGTGGAAAAAGATAGAAGCAGAGGAGGGTATGAGCTCTCAAGTTTCAGCATGCTCCGTTTTTAGGAGAAATTTTGAGAATGgcacttttttcaaattaggAGTGGAACCACGTGTGAACTCTTTTCAAAGGATTATCCGCTCATTGCTTTctcttttttttcaaacaatgagCACTTCGAATGCACAAAATAGATAAAAGCGTTTGGATAAAAAGAATCTTGAGTTTTATGACTTCTttgaaactaatttttttgtgacaACAATCATTAGACATTTTACTAGAGCTGGTAATTTTCTTCGCGCTGCcattacttttattactttcaGAAGTGATTTAAGTCTTGGAagtgaataattttaaattaaggaATGTGCAAGTATTTAAAATTCCAGAAGGTTGTTAATATTCACTCCTCTATTGATCATTCGTTGCAGATGTAACCAAAATAAACTCTTCGATATTGGTTCCCTTGAAACTTCATAACATTTACTAGGTTGCCAGCTAGACGTAAGTTCTATTAggcaaatttgcaacatatgaACGCGATTGGTTTGGAATGCACCatcgtaaaaatatttttgcatttttgaaaaagagtGAGAGGGAGCGTTAAAACGAGCAAGCTCGTTTTTCATAGAAGAGCGAAAGCACAAGAAACATATTTCTCACCGAGGAGTGTAAGCAATGCTTATTTTATGAGCTATAActtaaaataatacaaaaaacaaataaaaaatgtgccTCGGtcgaaacttgcacaaaagatAAGCTCAATATGCACGTTCAAGGGGTAAGGAGCTTGATTGGAAAGCATGGCAGTTTTTGAAGAGAAATCATACATGCAAAGACCCTGTTGGAAATTTGGTATGATGAGCCGAAGCTGCTCCTATCTTCTAGCACTGATTTGCACTATTTTCTGACGTTGATATGACGCAAATTATGTTTATTGGCACATTTAGCCAGCGCACTAAAGGCAAACTTTCTTGTTAGGTGTATATGAGGTGTTAGGTATATGTAATAAGCCttagttcttattttatttattataaattggcgtgcaaacaagaaataaaaaaacagctgctacactttccactatgagTGAGGGGTCGCAGAGTTTAATTCGTGTAAAGATGTTTCTCAGTCCGATAATAAGGATTGTGATATCATACCGGCATaccataacaaaaaaatttagaaaacaatCAAGTACAGTACTGAAgtaatttgaaagttttaattaCATTCAAGAACCTTTTTGGCTGGTATGGTATGACTATAATTTAAAAGGAcgtgattatgacgtaatttaaaaacatacgAAAGTGTAATAACTTTATAATAATACCTCAAAAACCTTAATAATAATCTTATAAAACAGCCTCTTAGAATAGCTTGGTTACGAAAATGCATTGGCTATATCCTAGGTTATGTA includes the following:
- the LOC143459651 gene encoding beta-parvin-like codes for the protein MAGYPRSPKATDNKEGFFSLTLGRKKKLKEVSDLEQEGRDAIDGGSSAPVDYDPSSFHLEENEERSMIDKISLEDPKVKELQRVLMDWINNVLVEQRIIVKDIQEDLFDGQVLQKLLEKLGDVKLQVPEVTQTAQGQKDKLRAVLNKVSEQLQLPRWDESKWSVDSIHTKNLTAILHLLVAMATHYRAPIRLPERVSLKVIVITKRDGKLDHKIVGEEITTTLEEMTGGRFERDAFDTLFDHAPDKLSIVKRSLIEFANRHLEKVNLTVTDLDTQFADGVYLVLLMGLLEGYFVPLYSFSLTPETFEDKVHNIQFAFELMQDAGLPKPKARPEDVANCELKSTLRVLYNLFTKYKRV